In the genome of Capra hircus breed San Clemente chromosome 5, ASM170441v1, whole genome shotgun sequence, one region contains:
- the REP15 gene encoding rab15 effector protein, translating into MGQKPSQQLAPKDKEVLSVCEVVSGAIIHAAQKLKAYLGFEDTLSNLCPDPNTLNEIFLIHFVTFCQEKGADEWLTTTKMTKHQAFLFGADWVWTFWGSDKQIQLQLAVQTLQMASLPPVESDPSNPDSKAEKSSSKKSRFDKLEEFCNMIGEDCLGLCIIFGVPGNPKDMRGVVLDSVKRERMKGHLPGGTAVARFILETEDCISIRELLGNCLSKKDRLREVGKVYISIL; encoded by the coding sequence ATggggcagaaaccatcacaacagcTGGCTCCAAAGGACAAAGAGGTTCTCAGCGTCTGTGAGGTGGTCAGTGGAGCTATCATCCACGCAGCTCAGAAACTGAAGGCCTATCTTGGATTTGAAGACACACTGAGCAATCTGTGCCCAGATCCAAACACTCTCAATGAGATCTTCTTAATCCACTTTGTCACTTTCTGCCAAGAGAAAGGAGCTGACGAGTGGCTCACCACCACCAAGATGACCAAGCACCAAGCCTTCCTGTTCGGGGCAGATTGGGTTTGGACCTTCTGGGGATCTGATAAACAAATACAGCTTCAACTGGCCGTGCAGACACTGCAGATGGCTTCTCTTCCTCCTGTGGAATCTGACCCCTCCAACCCAGATTCCAAGGCGGAAAAGTCTTCCAGCAAGAAAAGTAGGTTTGACAAGCTGGAAGAATTCTGTAACATGATAGGAGAGGACTGTCTTGGCCTGTGTATCATCTTTGGTGTGCCAGGAAACCCTAAAGACATGCGAGGAGTTGTCCTGGACAGTgtcaagagagagagaatgaagggtCATCTGCCAGGAGGGACAGCTGTGGCACGATTCATCCTGGAAACAGAAGATTGTATCTCCATCAGGGAGCTGCTCGGAAACTGTCTGAGTAAGAAAGACAGGCTGAGAGAGGTGGGCAAGGTTTATATTAGCATCCTCTGA